In Oceanidesulfovibrio indonesiensis, a single window of DNA contains:
- a CDS encoding molybdopterin-binding protein — translation MKSIPVQEAVGSVLCHDITQIVPGEFKGRAFKRGHIIRSEDVATLLNLGKEHIYVFDLAEGYVHEDDAAVRIATAVAGNGIILSETSEGRVNLFADIDGLVRVNAKALHAMNAVDEIVIATIHNNQQVHKGRPLAGARVVPLAVREEKVRHIEAICRSNAPIVTVLPFQHLHVGVVTTGSEVYHGRIKDRFGPVIRRKFGELGCSIIDQVFVPDDVDMTVSAINDLLKRGASMIAVTGGMSVDPDDRTPSAIRAAGGQVVTYGAPTFPGAMFMLAYLGNVPVVGLPGCVMYARSSIFDLVVPRIVAGEVVTREDIVALGHGGYCAGCAECRYPNCAFGKGA, via the coding sequence ATGAAATCCATACCTGTCCAGGAAGCCGTCGGTTCCGTGCTGTGCCATGACATCACGCAGATCGTACCAGGCGAGTTCAAAGGCCGCGCATTCAAGCGCGGTCACATCATCCGCTCGGAGGATGTGGCGACACTCCTCAACCTGGGCAAAGAGCACATCTACGTATTCGACCTTGCCGAGGGATACGTCCACGAGGACGATGCAGCCGTACGCATCGCCACGGCCGTGGCCGGCAACGGCATCATCCTGTCGGAAACGTCCGAGGGCCGGGTCAACCTCTTCGCCGACATTGACGGTCTCGTCCGCGTAAACGCCAAGGCGTTGCACGCCATGAACGCCGTGGACGAAATCGTGATCGCGACCATCCACAACAATCAGCAGGTGCACAAAGGCCGTCCGCTGGCAGGCGCACGTGTGGTGCCGCTGGCCGTCCGCGAGGAAAAGGTCCGGCACATCGAGGCCATCTGCCGCTCCAATGCACCCATCGTCACGGTGCTGCCTTTCCAGCATCTGCATGTGGGCGTGGTGACCACGGGCAGCGAGGTCTACCACGGCCGCATCAAGGACCGCTTCGGACCGGTGATCCGGCGAAAGTTCGGCGAGTTGGGCTGCTCGATCATCGACCAGGTGTTCGTTCCGGACGACGTGGACATGACCGTGTCCGCCATCAACGATCTTTTGAAGCGCGGCGCGTCCATGATCGCCGTCACGGGCGGCATGTCCGTGGACCCGGACGATCGCACGCCCAGCGCCATACGCGCTGCCGGAGGCCAGGTCGTCACCTACGGCGCGCCGACATTTCCCGGCGCCATGTTCATGCTTGCCTATCTGGGCAACGTGCCGGTCGTCGGGCTGCCCGGCTGCGTTATGTATGCGCGCAGCAGCATTTTCGACCTCGTGGTTCCGCGCATCGTAGCGGGCGAGGTCGTCACTCGGGAGGACATCGTGGCTTTGGGCCACGGTGGGTACTGCGCTGGATGCGCCGAATGCCGCTACCCCAACTGCGCATTCGGCAAAGGCGCATGA